The nucleotide sequence CAAATGCCCTGAGTTAGAATGCAAACTTTCACCAAAGCTTGCAGGAGCTCGTAGGAGGTGAACTCAGGGTAGTTAACCCGGTCATCTCACGGTAATTAGAAACTCTGATTGGCAGGTTTAGACTTCCTGATGGAGAACCTAAAGAAGCTGATTAAGGTGTCGCCATTCTTTCACAGGGGTTCTGGGTGAAAAGATTGGGATTGATTCTTTGCGGTGCTTAGTAAAAGTAGTTTGACTTAAGGAACGTAACAGTTGTTAGCATTTATGTATGAAATCCAAGAGTTCCTCTCTTCAAATAAACAGCAGGTTTCTTTGAGATGTGCTCCGCttgtgtcgccccggctggagtgcagtggaatgaggaagggtcactgcagcctccgcttgcccagctcaggcgatcctgccacctcagccctctaagaagctgggaccacaggggccgtgccaccacgccgggctcattttggtatcttttgtggagacggggtttctccgtttggcccagcctgttctccacctcctgggctgcagcgatctgctttcctcggcctcccagaggaggATGGCTGACGATTACAGGATCATGCCCGgccttttctctaaaagaaaacaccaacagcaagAAATCATTTTGCGTAGTCGGAGTTATCAGTGTCAACTGATGGATTGAGAGTTTGTGTCTAAGAAGTCCTTCCTTATGTACTggatgatttcaaaagaaaggaaaaaagacgaaAGGGAATCTCACAGCTTGTACCTGATTTGTGATTGCAACTAGGGCGTTATTTAAAAGACGATCAGTGAACCACCAAAGCGGAATTGATCCGAATGCGTTCATAAAATCTTCTGAATTCTGAGGTGTCCTCCAagcagggaggcagtggctgggtgtgggaggcAAAAATCGCAGGGCCAGCACTTGACACCTGCAGGATTGGGAGGCTGAACTTTGCACCAAGCCAAGGGTTCTGGTGTCCGTCGGAAGTTTCGTTCCCCAGCCCGCATTGACTTTGCATTGGCCCTCCTCCCCCCAGATTTTATGTGTAAGGCAAGTCCTGAGTTTATCGTCGGGAGAATCTTCCCTTGTAGTCTCGAATTGCCTTGGCCATCAGCGGGGCCACTTTCTTGGCAGCCTGTTTTCGGGTTTTGTCCGCGGGCGCCGCGTGCTGattgctgctgccgccgctaATGCTGCCGCCGTCGCCGTCCCCGAGGCCGGAGGGAGCCTGGCTGCTTCCTGCGGGCTTGGGGGCTGGCTCGATGTCTCCATTTCGGGGGTCAGCGGCTCCTGCAGACTCCTCTTGCCTCCTGGAAGCATCATAAGGCGTCTTGGCCACAGAGTTGAAACAGATCATCTTTGTCTGTCGGCCGCTGGGTTTGTTTTCACGTGCGGATCGGATTTTCGTGGTCACTACTCGCAGCCGCTGCTCTCGGGCGTCCCGAAGCCGCAGGTACAGCTCCCGCCAAGACTCgtgctcctgtggcttttcttccttgaagtcCCGGAGACAATGAATCCTCCATAATTCATCTGTCTCTCGAGCGAGTGCGGGATTGTCTTTCTCTGTGCGGTAGAGCTGATCGGGCGTCCACCCTTCCAGAACGGGTTCAAGAACCGAGTAGGGGACCCCTTCCACGTCGCCGAGGGCGTCCGGATTGTTCCTAGGCACCCGGAGGCACTGCTGGCGCAGCGTCGGCAcctggagctggcaggcaggcctggagccCGAGTACACCGGCATCTTAGCGTTCACTCTGCGTCCAGGGAAAGCAGCTTCCTCCTGGAGCGTTGGCGCGGAGAGTGCTTCTGGGTTTGCCTGGGAGGTCATGGCCTCAAAAGCGGACAGCAGATCGTAGTTGGCCTGCATCCAGGCCTCTGAGGGGTCCCAGAGCTCTGAGAAGACATGGCTGGGCACCGTTTTCGGCCCGGCGGAATCGGCGCCGGCCGCCTGCAGCCTCTCTGACTGGCTTTCCTGGACAGGAGGCGATTTCTGAGCCGAAGCCCCTCGGGACGATTTGTGCCCCTTGCTGTGGCTCCCCACCGCTTCCCCCTGGGGTTGGCCCTGGCAGCCTTGACCCAGCAGAGGCCCACCCTGAGCGGCGTGAGCGTGGCCTCTCCCGGGTTGCTCCCCGGGCACAGCGGGCTCAGGGCCCTCGGGCATCGGGAGGGGAGCGGTGCGCGTTGGAGGGTCCCGATGGGGGCCGGAATCAGCTGGGGCCATTCTGGGGCGCTTTCTCTCGGCTCTGGGCTCGCGACTGGGAGACCTCGGGTGAGGTCTCTGTTGCCCCGGAGGTGTTGTGCGTGCTGTCCGTCTGTGCTCAGGGCTGTGAGATGGGCTCCTGGGGGCCGTCGCGTTTTCTGGGAAGCCCCAGGCCTTTCCCCGGTCCTGAAGAGCC is from Pan troglodytes isolate AG18354 chromosome 17, NHGRI_mPanTro3-v2.0_pri, whole genome shotgun sequence and encodes:
- the LOC129137895 gene encoding elongin-A3; translation: MAAGSTTLPAVEKLQVRLATKTDPKKLEKYLQKLSALPMTADILAETGIRKTVKRLRKHQHVGDFARDLAARWKKLVLVDRNPGPDPQDPEESASRQRFGEALQDRGKAWGFPENATAPRSPSHSPEHRRTARTTPPGQQRPHPRSPSREPRAERKRPRMAPADSGPHRDPPTRTAPLPMPEGPEPAVPGEQPGRGHAHAAQGGPLLGQGCQGQPQGEAVGSHSKGHKSSRGASAQKSPPVQESQSERLQAAGADSAGPKTVPSHVFSELWDPSEAWMQANYDLLSAFEAMTSQANPEALSAPTLQEEAAFPGRRVNAKMPVYSGSRPACQLQVPTLRQQCLRVPRNNPDALGDVEGVPYSVLEPVLEGWTPDQLYRTEKDNPALARETDELWRIHCLRDFKEEKPQEHESWRELYLRLRDAREQRLRVVTTKIRSARENKPSGRQTKMICFNSVAKTPYDASRRQEESAGAADPRNGDIEPAPKPAGSSQAPSGLGDGDGGSISGGSSNQHAAPADKTRKQAAKKVAPLMAKAIRDYKGRFSRR